CGGTGACCAGAACGGTGTCGGTATTGACTATAAGGAACTGCCTGGCGATTCCCGCTCTGGCGACGTTCTGTTGTTAGATGACGGCCGCGTGGTGTTCGAGGTGGAGCAGGTGGTCGGCTCGCGCATTCACTGTAAAGTGCTTGTTGGCGGCCCACTGTCTAACAACAAAGGCATCAACCGTCAGGGCGGCGGATTATCCGCGCCGGCGCTGACTGAAAAAGATCACCGGGATATTGAATTGGCAGCCAAAATCGGCGTTGATTACCTGGCGGTATCTTTCCCGCGTAAGGCCAGCGATATTCATCGCGCGCGCGACCTGCTGACCCAGGCCGGCGGCAGTGCCCGCATTGTGGCCAAAATAGAACGTGCAGAAACCGTCAACGACACAGACTGCCTGGATGATATTATTTGCGCGTCCGATGCGGTGATGGTGGCCCGGGGTGATTTGGGTGTTGAAATTGGTGATGCGGCGTTGATCGGCGTGCAAAAAGACCTGATCAGCCGCGCACGTCGCCTGAACAAGGTGGTGATAACTGCCACCCAGATGATGGAGTCAATGATCAACAGCCCACTGCCAACACGTGCAGAAGTGTTTGACGTGGCGAATGCTGTACTGGACGGTACCGACGCGGTCATGTTGTCGGCCGAGACCGCCGCGGGTAAGTACCCGGTGGAAACAGTAGAGGCGATGACCCGCGTTATTCTGGGTGCAGAACAGCATCCGCAAGCCGTATCCAACGTGGATTCCTTCAATATGGCCTTGGCCTCAGTGGATCAATCCATTGCGGTGGCAGCGATGTTTGCGGCCAGTCGTATGCAGGGTGTAAAAGCCATTATCTGCATGACCGAATCGGGTAGCACGCCGTTGCTGATGAGCCGTATCCGCAGCGGGTTGCCCATTTTTGCGTTCAGTCGCCAGAAAGAAACGCAGGCCCGGGTTGCATTATTCCGCGGCGTGTACACCATTCCTTTTGACAATGAAAAAATCCCCAGTGAGCTGGTCAACCAGTCGGCTGTGGATGAGCTCAAATCGCGTGGAATCGTTGCCGATGGCGACCTGGTCGTGATTACCAAGGGTGATTTTATGAACGTATTGGGTGGCACCAATACCATGAAGATTATCCGGGTAGGGCAAGCGGTTCGTTAATCGTCTGAACAGGGGTGGCTGTGCCACCCCATATTATTTACAACCTTGCTGATGGAATTGGCGAGTGGCAAAAGCAACCATTGATGACGTAGCCGCGTTGGCCGGCGTTTCCATAAAAACCGTCTCCCGTGTTGTCAACGGCGAGCCGAATGTGCGCACTGCAACCCGTGAAAAGGTACAGCAGGCGGTGGACAAGCTTGGCTACCATCCCAGTCAGTCGGCACGGCGGTTGGCCAGCAATCGGTCGTTTCTGATAGCGCTGTTGTACGACAACCCGTCACCCAGCTACGTGATTGATGTACAAAATGGCATTTTGTCAGAGTGCCGGCCGGCCGGTTACGATCTGCTGATCCACCCGTGTGATCACACCGACCCGGAGCTTGAGCAGCAGGTGGCGAATCTCGTCCGGCAGTCGCGTGTGGATGGTGTCGTGTTGACGCCCCCGTTGTCGGATAACGCCACGTTGGTGCGCCGCATCAAGGAAATGCAGCTGCCCGTTGTGGTCATTGCACCCGCTGAGGATCTGGGCCTGTGCAGCAGTGTGATGACCAATGATGAAGAGGCCGCCTTTGCGCTCGCCACCAAATTATTGGACAAAGGCCATACCCAGATCGGTTTTATCCTGGGTCATCCAGATCATAAAGCCATGGCGAACCGGTTCAAGGGGTTTCAGAAAGCCCTCATGTATCAGGGTGTGGCGCTCGACAAGCGTTTGGTTGTACAGGGTATGAACAGCTTTGAATCCGGTTACTACGCCGCAGAAAAGCTGCTACTGTCGGCAACCCCACCCAGCGCCATTTTTGCGGCCAACGACGACATGGCGGCGGGTGCGATCAAGCTGGCCCATAAACTCAATCGTCGTATTCCTGCGGATGTTGCCATTGCCGGATTCGATGATGTACCCGCAGCAGAACAATTGTGGCCGGGGCTCACGACCGTCAGACAACCCATTGAGGGGATGGCGCGCCAGGCTGCACAACTATTGCTCATGCAGCTCAAATCCTCCGATGCACCCAGCCAGAATCAGCGTCTTAAATCCGAATTGATTATGCGCGAATCCGTTTGAACGGATTCAGAGCAACTCGCTGTCATCCAGAAAATTGTCTTCCGATTGCTGCAGGTGCGAGCGAAGTCGTTCGCGTTCCAGCAACTTCTGTTGAACCGGCACGGGCAGTTCGGTAAACAAAATCAGATTTTTAGCGACCAATAAATGAATCAGGTCCTCTGTGACCCGGGCGATATTCTGATCGGAATCCGCTAAGGCGCGCTTGTAGGCGTCTGGCGTTGGCAGGGTGTTGCGGGCTAAAAAATGCTCGACGTCCGGGTGGTCCGCTGGCAGTTGCTCTGCCGCTTCGTCCGGCGTCGCATGCAAGCTGACAATGTTGCCGTTGGCGTCGCGCTTGATAAAAGGCATAAGTTGACCTGTTGACCTGCCTGTATAGACTATGCTCTGAAATGGCCATAGGGCCGAATAAGAGCATAGCAATGAATTCTGATTCCCGCGTGGAAAGTGATGCCCCTGACAATCCGGAGTCCAGCCCT
This region of Simiduia agarivorans SA1 = DSM 21679 genomic DNA includes:
- the pyk gene encoding pyruvate kinase, coding for MLRRTKIVSTLGPATDDPAILEKLIVAGVDVVRLNFSHGKPEDHQQRADLVREFAAKHGRHVAVLGDLQGPKIRIARFKSTKIALEKGDKFFLDANLGNDDGDQNGVGIDYKELPGDSRSGDVLLLDDGRVVFEVEQVVGSRIHCKVLVGGPLSNNKGINRQGGGLSAPALTEKDHRDIELAAKIGVDYLAVSFPRKASDIHRARDLLTQAGGSARIVAKIERAETVNDTDCLDDIICASDAVMVARGDLGVEIGDAALIGVQKDLISRARRLNKVVITATQMMESMINSPLPTRAEVFDVANAVLDGTDAVMLSAETAAGKYPVETVEAMTRVILGAEQHPQAVSNVDSFNMALASVDQSIAVAAMFAASRMQGVKAIICMTESGSTPLLMSRIRSGLPIFAFSRQKETQARVALFRGVYTIPFDNEKIPSELVNQSAVDELKSRGIVADGDLVVITKGDFMNVLGGTNTMKIIRVGQAVR
- a CDS encoding LacI family DNA-binding transcriptional regulator, translating into MAKATIDDVAALAGVSIKTVSRVVNGEPNVRTATREKVQQAVDKLGYHPSQSARRLASNRSFLIALLYDNPSPSYVIDVQNGILSECRPAGYDLLIHPCDHTDPELEQQVANLVRQSRVDGVVLTPPLSDNATLVRRIKEMQLPVVVIAPAEDLGLCSSVMTNDEEAAFALATKLLDKGHTQIGFILGHPDHKAMANRFKGFQKALMYQGVALDKRLVVQGMNSFESGYYAAEKLLLSATPPSAIFAANDDMAAGAIKLAHKLNRRIPADVAIAGFDDVPAAEQLWPGLTTVRQPIEGMARQAAQLLLMQLKSSDAPSQNQRLKSELIMRESV